The following are encoded together in the Ezakiella massiliensis genome:
- a CDS encoding ABC-2 transporter permease, whose product MKALIYKDLATLKKTLIPCIIISFVAISYGIYSNAFLITPMLCVMLPLVLNSSSFAYDAAAKFESLAFSMPIARKDYVFSKLFFPAVFGIFGSLFIFVTLYIQNKFTIPNIIIISLIVLAMAILIPSIQLPFLIKFGAEKGRIIMVITYALVFAGSSVLKEYIPGISRFFSEISRGSLLKLTLIVLGISVLLIGLTVFISIKIINKKEY is encoded by the coding sequence ATGAAAGCTCTAATTTATAAAGACTTGGCAACCTTAAAGAAAACACTGATACCTTGTATTATAATTTCATTTGTAGCTATTAGCTATGGAATTTACTCAAATGCTTTTCTGATAACACCAATGCTATGTGTTATGCTGCCCTTGGTTTTAAATTCCAGCTCCTTCGCTTATGATGCGGCCGCAAAATTTGAAAGCCTGGCTTTTTCAATGCCAATAGCTAGGAAAGATTATGTGTTTAGTAAATTGTTTTTCCCAGCTGTTTTTGGAATATTTGGTTCTTTATTTATTTTTGTGACCCTTTATATTCAAAATAAATTTACTATTCCAAATATTATTATCATATCTTTAATCGTGTTAGCTATGGCAATCTTAATACCATCAATTCAACTGCCTTTTCTCATTAAATTTGGAGCAGAAAAAGGTAGGATAATCATGGTGATAACTTATGCTTTAGTTTTTGCGGGGTCTTCTGTATTGAAGGAATATATTCCTGGGATTTCAAGATTTTTTTCAGAAATAAGTAGGGGCTCCTTATTAAAATTAACACTAATAGTCCTTGGTATTTCTGTTTTGTTAATAGGTCTTACTGTCTTTATATCAATTAAAATTATAAATAAAAAAGAATATTAA
- a CDS encoding ABC transporter ATP-binding protein: MSDYAIEVKGLTKKFDDFFLGPIDLRIPRGTIVGYIGQNGVGKSTTIKLLLGLLRADYGEINILGKNSTRDVEIKDKIGVVFDDLYLPQELNAIQAEKFCSKVYKSWDKRRFFELKNEFNLPDKKIIKNYSRGMKMKLGVAMALSHHAELLILDEATSGLDPIIRDEILDILLDFMQDEKHTILISSHILSDLEKVSDYIAFIDNGKLLFFEGKDELKDKYALCSISNEEANNLDRSIVVGRRVHTFGQDLLIIKDQAPKGIDLQKPTIEDIMIYFVRGDKNESSNL; encoded by the coding sequence ATGAGTGATTACGCTATTGAAGTCAAAGGACTTACAAAGAAATTTGATGATTTTTTCTTGGGGCCAATTGACCTACGCATCCCGAGGGGAACTATTGTTGGCTATATTGGCCAAAATGGGGTCGGCAAAAGTACGACAATAAAATTATTGTTGGGGCTTTTAAGGGCGGATTATGGAGAAATAAATATTTTAGGGAAAAATAGCACTAGGGATGTTGAAATTAAGGACAAAATAGGCGTTGTTTTTGATGATTTATATTTGCCGCAGGAACTTAATGCGATACAAGCTGAAAAGTTTTGCTCTAAGGTTTATAAAAGTTGGGATAAAAGAAGGTTTTTTGAACTAAAAAATGAGTTCAATCTGCCAGACAAAAAAATTATAAAAAATTATTCACGCGGCATGAAAATGAAACTTGGAGTAGCTATGGCCCTATCTCACCATGCTGAGCTTTTGATTTTAGATGAGGCTACAAGTGGACTAGATCCAATTATAAGAGATGAGATTTTAGATATTCTCTTGGATTTTATGCAGGATGAAAAGCATACGATTTTAATCTCTTCTCATATTTTGTCAGATTTAGAAAAGGTTTCTGATTACATTGCCTTTATAGATAATGGAAAACTCTTATTTTTTGAGGGCAAAGATGAATTAAAAGATAAGTATGCACTTTGTTCTATTTCAAATGAGGAGGCAAATAACCTTGATAGGTCAATAGTAGTTGGTAGGAGGGTCCATACTTTTGGCCAAGATTTGTTGATTATAAAAGATCAAGCACCAAAAGGAATTGATCTTCAAAAACCAACTATTGAAGATATAATGATTTATTTTGTAAGGGGTGATAAAAATGAAAGCTCTAATTTATAA
- a CDS encoding GntR family transcriptional regulator has product MHIQINNSSEDPIYLQIKNQIKAQILSGDLHVGDKLPSIRFLAKELRISMLTAKRAFDELEIDGFIESVQGKGNFVAPQNKELIREEYLRQIELKLQEAIDLSQIADVSGEELVFMFKSILEGKYE; this is encoded by the coding sequence ATGCATATTCAAATTAACAATTCAAGTGAAGATCCGATTTATTTGCAAATTAAAAATCAAATTAAGGCACAGATCTTGTCTGGCGACTTGCACGTTGGCGATAAGTTGCCTTCGATTAGATTTTTGGCAAAAGAGCTTAGGATAAGTATGCTTACTGCTAAAAGAGCTTTTGATGAGTTGGAAATTGATGGCTTTATAGAATCAGTTCAAGGCAAGGGCAATTTTGTGGCCCCGCAAAACAAAGAGCTTATTAGAGAAGAGTACCTAAGGCAAATTGAACTTAAGCTCCAAGAGGCTATTGACTTATCTCAAATTGCAGATGTATCAGGAGAAGAACTTGTCTTTATGTTTAAATCTATCTTGGAGGGTAAATATGAGTGA
- the arcA gene encoding arginine deiminase, with protein sequence MIRVFSETKPLEEVILHRPGKELLNLMPDMLEELLFDEIPYLDKAIEEHDAFAEIFRNNGVKVLYLEDLAAEAIKAGDVKEDFIDEFIKEAHVFRDDEVQYLKDFLKDLDEKELVLKTMEGIRREDMPKVNGGRLTDFVARDDYFLTKPMPNLYFTRDPFSLMGTTVSLNKMWSDIRNRETIYGKYIFKHHPDFLGTEFVYYRDEKFSIEGGDELIINEDTIAIGISQRTDAKAVEIIAENILKKGEFKNVLAFVIPKKRAFMHLDTVFTMIDEDVFTVHPEIEGPLEVYRMTLDGSNVVVDRIEGNLEAILSKALHKDHIKVIRCAGGNPIDASREQWSDGSNTLAIKPGEVIVYDRNTVTNEVLDKEGIKLHVMVSGELSRGRGGPRCMSMPVKRSL encoded by the coding sequence ATGATTAGAGTTTTTTCAGAAACAAAGCCTCTGGAAGAGGTAATTTTGCACAGACCTGGCAAAGAACTTTTGAATTTGATGCCAGATATGCTAGAAGAACTTTTGTTTGACGAAATTCCTTATTTGGATAAGGCCATCGAAGAGCACGATGCTTTTGCAGAAATTTTTAGGAATAATGGGGTAAAAGTCCTTTACCTTGAAGACCTAGCTGCTGAAGCTATCAAGGCTGGCGATGTCAAGGAAGATTTTATAGATGAATTTATAAAAGAAGCCCATGTCTTTAGGGATGACGAAGTACAATATCTAAAGGACTTTTTAAAGGACTTAGATGAAAAAGAATTAGTCTTAAAGACCATGGAAGGGATTAGACGCGAAGATATGCCAAAGGTAAATGGCGGCAGGCTAACAGATTTTGTGGCCAGAGATGATTATTTTTTGACCAAGCCAATGCCAAACCTATACTTTACGCGCGATCCATTTTCTTTGATGGGAACAACAGTTTCCCTAAATAAAATGTGGAGCGATATTAGAAATCGTGAAACCATTTACGGTAAATATATCTTCAAGCACCATCCTGATTTTTTGGGCACTGAATTTGTTTATTATAGAGACGAAAAATTTTCCATCGAAGGCGGAGACGAACTCATTATAAATGAAGATACAATCGCAATTGGCATTTCACAAAGGACAGACGCCAAGGCAGTTGAAATAATTGCCGAAAACATTTTGAAAAAAGGCGAATTTAAAAATGTACTCGCTTTTGTAATTCCGAAGAAGAGGGCTTTTATGCACTTGGATACAGTTTTCACCATGATCGATGAAGATGTATTTACAGTCCACCCAGAAATCGAAGGGCCACTTGAAGTCTACAGGATGACTTTGGATGGGTCAAATGTTGTCGTGGATAGAATCGAAGGCAACTTGGAAGCAATTTTATCCAAGGCCCTTCACAAAGATCACATCAAGGTCATTAGATGTGCAGGCGGCAATCCAATTGACGCTTCACGCGAACAATGGTCAGACGGTTCAAACACCCTTGCCATTAAACCAGGCGAAGTAATCGTTTACGATAGAAACACCGTTACCAACGAAGTCCTCGACAAGGAGGGCATCAAACTCCACGTTATGGTCTCAGGTGAACTAAGTCGTGGACGCGGGGGCCCAAGATGTATGAGCATGCCTGTAAAGAGGAGTTTATAA
- a CDS encoding ABC transporter substrate-binding protein → MASKKTLLLILSLCMLVVACSPKVEPVATNPPQAEREINIEVMETEAIDKDLLQVLTNGIEGVFNPLFAMTEGDKAISHLMFLPFIGMKANMEVDPQNGLVSLMTREGYSLSFAISDDARWWDGNPVTANDIYFSLRVLLHPEYLGEKRRGELLYITGARDYNNGLASGIKGVEVIDEKHLKINFDNFQDSFYYALDFRPIPIHYYQGARMNDVRRLNSKPLGNGPYMLSDWEKNNFANLERNDDFKYPTNIKELSLREFSEENIVVNMLRGHIDAANIYNDLEALGQSQIKKNFEKNSVIENEVILLRISNYNGMENLTRREQIIDILKYYRPGTGIKFSNSLISHTNKAFFDMDYEDKDLEKNYKSIPLNLVYEDNPYIRNIAQDLKDLLSDYGYIVTLNGASPYDLISTASKLINSGRSVLVLNSFKHGYMPDFSREFSSTGDGKYLFHDLDLDEEIFELLVDKKSDLKDAYKLLCTDIKNKNIAIGFGNPITETFIRKSLRGFLNTEFTDWFDLAVWDMSWE, encoded by the coding sequence TTGGCAAGTAAAAAAACACTTCTATTAATCCTCAGCCTGTGCATGTTGGTAGTTGCGTGTTCGCCAAAAGTCGAACCAGTGGCCACAAATCCTCCCCAAGCGGAGAGGGAAATAAATATTGAGGTCATGGAGACTGAAGCAATCGACAAGGACCTCTTGCAAGTCTTGACCAATGGCATAGAGGGAGTTTTCAACCCACTCTTTGCAATGACCGAAGGAGATAAGGCCATAAGTCATTTGATGTTCCTGCCCTTTATCGGCATGAAGGCAAATATGGAGGTGGATCCGCAAAATGGTCTGGTATCTTTAATGACTAGGGAGGGTTACAGCCTGAGCTTTGCCATTAGCGATGATGCTAGATGGTGGGACGGTAATCCAGTAACCGCAAATGATATTTATTTTTCCCTAAGAGTCCTCCTTCACCCTGAATATTTGGGAGAAAAAAGACGGGGAGAGCTTTTGTATATTACTGGCGCCAGAGATTATAACAACGGCCTAGCGAGTGGGATTAAGGGCGTAGAAGTTATCGATGAAAAGCATTTAAAAATTAATTTTGACAATTTTCAAGATTCGTTTTACTATGCCTTGGATTTTAGACCAATTCCCATCCACTACTATCAAGGGGCGAGGATGAACGATGTTAGAAGGCTCAATTCAAAGCCCTTGGGTAATGGACCATATATGCTCTCAGACTGGGAGAAAAACAATTTTGCAAACCTTGAGCGCAATGATGATTTTAAATACCCAACCAATATTAAAGAACTTTCCTTGAGGGAGTTTTCAGAAGAAAATATAGTTGTAAATATGCTAAGAGGGCATATAGACGCGGCCAATATTTACAATGATTTGGAGGCCTTGGGCCAAAGTCAAATTAAAAAGAATTTTGAGAAAAATTCCGTCATAGAAAATGAAGTAATTCTCCTTAGGATTTCAAATTATAATGGCATGGAAAATCTGACCAGGCGTGAACAGATCATTGATATATTAAAATATTATAGGCCGGGGACGGGAATTAAGTTTTCTAATTCTCTAATAAGTCATACCAACAAGGCTTTTTTTGACATGGATTATGAGGACAAGGACCTGGAGAAAAATTATAAATCCATTCCGCTAAACTTAGTTTACGAGGACAATCCCTACATCAGAAATATAGCCCAAGATTTAAAAGACCTACTTTCAGACTATGGTTATATTGTAACTTTAAATGGGGCTTCGCCTTATGACCTGATAAGCACAGCTAGCAAGCTTATAAATTCAGGCAGGAGTGTTTTGGTATTAAATTCCTTTAAGCATGGTTATATGCCAGATTTTTCTCGAGAGTTTTCAAGTACTGGGGATGGCAAATACCTTTTCCATGATTTGGACTTGGACGAGGAAATATTTGAACTCTTAGTTGATAAAAAGTCAGACCTAAAAGATGCTTACAAGCTCTTGTGCACGGATATTAAAAATAAAAACATTGCCATTGGTTTTGGAAATCCGATTACAGAGACATTTATCAGGAAGTCCTTAAGAGGATTTTTAAACACAGAGTTTACAGACTGGTTTGACTTAGCAGTTTGGGATATGTCTTGGGAATAA